Genomic DNA from Niabella ginsenosidivorans:
AGATGTGTTATTGTTTTGAAAATCAATTTTCTTTTTTGTCATGCCGTTCCTACAGTTCGGAATTGTTTCGGCATCTATTTATCGCTAATTTGGACCCTAAAACAAAAACAGATCCCGGAATAAGTCCGGGATGATATCTTCAGGGTGACCTGTAAGAATAATTGTCATAGCCTCATTAATTTTGTTTTTACAAATGGAAAACTCCGGGTGACAGTGTTCTTTTAATCTAAATGGTATTATAAAGCAAGACGGTAAACCCATTTGCTGCCGGCTTTATTAAAAACCGGATCCTTATTCTATTTCTGAACCGGCTGCGGGTTAAAACTGATGTTCTTGCGAATGGCATCCATCAGTGCATTGGCGCCATTCCAGGTACCCTGGTAATACAGCCCGTTCTGGAAGGAAGGAACAAAAACAGATGCAATAATATTGTCTATCTGATCCCTGGGCAATAACCGGGTTACAAAATTTCCACAATCAATCGCTACCTTGTTTAAGGATTTGCTTACAGAAATCACCATTGATTTTTCAGCCTTCCCGTGCAGGGCATCCCACTCTTTTAATAGGGATTTATTATTCTTTTCAAAATTATCAGGCAGCACTTTATCCGTTCCCAGTGTTACTATTTTGATCGGGATCAGATTGCTCTGTTCAAATAAATGCATTAAACTATCCAGTTTCTGAACTTCGGCCGGAGAAAAAACCTGTTCATAGTCGTATACCATGTTCACATTGGCCGGGGTTGCCACAAATTGCTGCGGATACTGCAGCTTTACGTCCCTGCCATTTGCGTTGCGTTGTGTAACAGCCTGGTCTAATTTTTTTGTCGGGCTACAGGCAACAAAGAAAACGCCTGCTGCAATTGCAAAAAGAAAGGGATAGAAACACAGGTACTTCATAAAATGAATTTAAAATGATTTGTATGCTACAAACTTACTTTTTAAATGAATATCAAAAATTCATTTATTGAACAAAAGTTGCAGATAAAAAGAAGGCTTTGTTAATTTTTTACGCAGATCCACTTCATAAAACATACAGGAAAGCAGTTCCTGTACTTTTTTGTTTTTTGCGCCTATGTTGATGAAGAAATTAAACAGCCGGGGATAATTTACCAGTTTTTGGATACGGGTGCTCAGCCGCAGCTCCGGCCCAAAAACACGTTCTATTTCCATATCATATTTCGCCAGTCCGGCGGCTGAAAAATCATTTGCCTGTATAGCCCTTGCAGCCTGCAGCGCGGCCAGCCTGCCGGATCCCATGGCATTGCCAATCCCTTCCCCGGTAAACGGGTCTATAAGATAACCGGCATCCCCTACCAGCATAAACCGGGTGCCGCTGAGCCTTCTCTTTTTACTTCCCAATGGTAATCCATATCCCTCTATAGTTCCCTGCAGCGTTGCATTTTTAAACCGTTCCTTAAAAACAGGATCGTTCTCCACAATATGGACAAGCTCTTTTTTAAGGTTTACTTTTCCCCGGTGCACTGCCTCGCTCAGCATTCCGATTCCTACATTTGCCTCTCCGTTGGGCAATGGAAATATCCAGAAATAGCCTGGCAGCAGATTTTTAAGGAAATGCAGCTCAATAAAATGCCGGGGATGCATACCGGCAACTCCTTTGTAATAGGCACGTATACCGGCCATATAATGTTTGGGCTCCATAGCAATGCCCGCTACCTGTTTGGTAAAAGCAGCATGGGCGCCACCGGCAATAATCAGCAGGGACGCTTTTACCTCAAACCCTTTACCATCGCTGACCAGGTACCCATCCGGCTGCAGCTCATATTTTATAATGTGTTTGCCCTCAAATAATTTCACATGCGGACACCTCTTAAGCTCTTGCACAAGAAAATGATCAAAGTTCCATCTCTTACATACATAACCGATAGGCGTTTGCCGGTGCGCTGCATTATCCGCATCAAAATCTGGCCGGTAACCGATTCCCAGTAGCTGTCTGTTTGGAGCAGCAAAGCTGACACCCCAGCTGTTTACTTTAAATCCTGCGCCTTTCAGCCGTTCCGCAATGGCTGGATCAATCTTTTGCAGGCAGGTTAATACTTTACCGCTCAGGCCATCGCCGCAAACCTTATCCCTTGGGAATACCGCCTTATCTACTACCACACAATCAACTTCCTCCCTGTTTAACTGCAGGGCAGCTGTTGCGCCTCCCGGTCCGGCCCCGATGATACAAACCCTGGTAGCAATCATACAATAAAAAAGGCCCACTTTTGTGAGCCTTATTCTAATTATTTATCAGTTATTGATTCAGCATTAACGGCATTACCAGCATCAGCAGTTCTTCGCTCTCCTCCTGGTCTACGGGTTTGATCAGGCCTGCTTTTGTAGGTGTGCTCAACTCCATATATACTTCTTCGCTATCTGTAGCGTTCAGCATTTCAATCAGGAATTTGGCATTAAAGGCAATTACCAGGTCCTCACCATTGTACTGGCATTTCATACGCTCATTGCCCTCAAAGCTAAAGTCCACATCCTGCGCGGCCAGTTGCAGTTCACTGCCGCTGATGTTCAGGGCAACCTGGTACGTGCTTTTATTACTGAAAACGCTTACCCGGCGCAAGGCTCCTAAAAATTCAATGCGGTTCACTGTTAATTTATACGGGTTTTCCGTGGGGATCACCACTTTGTAATCCGGAAAACGCGCATCAATCAACCTACAGCTCATTTGCGTGGTTCCATGCACTACAAAGAAGTGGTTGCTGTTATAATTGATGGTAATTTCATCCTCATTATCCGGCAAAGCCGATTTTAAAAGGTTCAGCGGTTTACGCGGCACAATAAACGTATCTGCGTTCGGCGAGCTTACATCGGTTCTTTTATAACGCACCAGCCTGTGCGCATCCGTTGCCACAAATTGTATCCCCTTTTTATCCAGTTCAAAGAATACACCTGTCATAGCGGGCCTTAAATCGTCGGTACTGGTGGCAAACAGCGTTTTATTAATGGCAGTAACCAGCGCAGTAGACGTCATGGTAAAGCCGGAAGCATCATCTGCGGTTGGTTCTTTGGGGAAATTATCGGGATTTTCGCCCATTACCTTATACTTACCATTGTCGCTCGTAATTTCAACACCATAATTCTTATCAATATTGAAGGTAAGCGGTTGTTCCGGTATGTTCTTTAAAGAATCGATCAGGATCTTTGCGGGAATGCAAACACGGCCGCTGTCTTTTGCCTCTACCGGCATTTCCGTTTTCATAACCGTTTCCAGATCTGTTGCAACAATAGTCAGCCGGTTCTTATCAATGTCAAACAAAAAGTCTTCCAGAATAGGCAATACGTTGTTGGCGTTAATTACACCGGAAATGTTCTGAAGCTGTTTCAGTAATGCTGACGATGATACAATAAATTTCATCCGTATATTATTTTATGTTTTTGTTCCATTTTGGTAAATGGTAGCAGCGAAACTACTATTTTATTGCTGAATGTCTGAAAAATTCTGTCCCCATTTTTGGGAAAAACAGGGGGAAAAACGGCAATTTCCCAGGTAAGTAAATATCCCGCAAGATTTTTTAGGTAGTTAAATAAGGTTTAGTAACTTCCCCAACTTAAACAGGTCCTATGCTGAATAAGTTTTTAAACTGGGTTAGAGGTAAGGAGGAGCCCGCCGGTAAGGGAATCCTCTTAATGGACTTTGGCCGTTATTCCGATAATAATAAGGTTTCGGGCAAAGTACGCCGCTGGAAAGACGCCGATAATCTTTTTAAAGAAAAAAAATATGCAGAATCCGTTGATGCCTTTTTTGATTATTTAAGGGACGACGATGCAGAGAATGTTCGCTATACACGTGAAGGCAACCATGTACGCTTTGAGTTTTACCAGGGTTCAAAGATCATCCGTGGGGAAATAAAGGAAAACCATTTGTCGGCCGATGTAAAACTGGCACGTATGGCCGAACCTTCTGTTCCAGTAATGCGCCGCCTGCTCGAAATGAATTTTGCATTGTATTACAGTCGCTTTGCGCTGAATAAGGATGAGCTTTGTATGCGCTTTGATACGGATCTTGCCACCGCTAATCCCAATAAGCTCTATTACGGCTTAAAGGAGCTGGCTACAAAATCCGACAAACAGGACGACCTGCTGATCGATGATTTTTCCTCACTTCAGGCTATAGACCAGGACCATATTATTCCCCTGCCGGACGATGAAAAGGAAGTTAAATATACCTTTATGCAGCGCTGGATTACGGAGACCCTTGAAAAAGTAGGAGAAGTGGATGCCGATAAGTTCTCCGGGGGCATCTCCTATTTGCTGCTGAGCCTCGTTTACCGTATCGACTTCCTGATCATACCGGAAGGGCAGCTGTTGAACCAACTGGAAAAAATAGGGGGCATCTATTTCAAAAAGGATGAACGCTCTGTTGTTGATAAGAACAGGGACATGATCGAAGCTTTCAGGGAATTAAAAGCAAAACCCAGAGATGAGGTGTTTAAAAACCTTTTCCGCTCCAAGTACACTTTTTCCATTGTAACACCACAGGTGCATAAAGTGCTTGCAGACGCCATTCACGAGGCCAATGAAAATATGCTCTGGTACAGAGACAACCGGTATGACTATTTTGCCAATAAGCTGATGGAATATGGGTTATCCTATTGCCAGTACTCCTACAGCCTGCCCAGGCCTATTACCCTGCTCATCCAGCTTTTTATGCGGGTGAACTATCCCGACTACTTTAAGGCATTAGGTTATGGAGAAACTTTTTATGATCCGGCAACCAACCGTTTCAGGGAGGAGGCCATTATCCGTTATATGCGCACGATAGAAAGCCAGTGGAAGGAACGTTACCCCTATATGAGCTTCAGAACAGAAACATTGAGTTTTGTAAACCTTTTATCATTTAACTATAGTTTTACCACTTTAATTGAAAAGTTAAATATGGACATTCCGGCCTGACCGCGGGCCGTCATTAGCAGTTATGAACGCACAGGAAATTATCAATACATACCAGCGCGCCGTTATCCAGATAGCCACCCAAACAGGCACCGGCACCGGTTTTTACCTCATGGACTATGACCTCATCATTACCAATAACCACGTGGTCAATAACACACCGGAGGTAACCATACAGGGCAAAACGTTCGACAAACAGCTTTCAAGGGCTTTGTATACAGACCCCAAGCATGACCTGGCATTTTTACAACCTCCAACAGGGGCCGACCTTGCAGCTATACATATTGGAGATTACGCTGCCATGAAGGATGGCGATAATGTTATTGCCATCGGCCATCCCTATAACCTGAGCTATTCCGCCACACAGGGCGTTATATCAAAAGTGGACCGCATCCGCGATGGATTAAAATATATCCAGATCGACGCAGCCATTAATCCCGGCAACAGCGGGGGCCCGCTGGTAGATTATGCCGGCAATGTGATCGGCGTAAACTCTTTTATTATAAAGGGGGGCGATAACCTGGGCTTTGCATTGCCCGCAAGCTATTTAAAAGAAGCCATTGACCTGTACATGCCCTATAAGGGCCAGGAAGCAGTGCGCTGCTCCAGTTGCGATTCACTGGTTACAGCAGCCAATATTGATAATAATAAATACTGCCCTAATTGCGGTTCGGAAGTAAAGCTGCTGCAGGTTCCTGAAAAAGAGGCGGAGCTGATGGGCGTGGCCCGGCTCATTGAAGACATTTTAAAAGAGCTGGGGAAAGATGTGCGCCTGGCGCGGGATGGCGCCAACCAGTGGAGTGTAAAAGAAGGCTCGGCAAAGATCAACATCAGCTATAACCCCGATAACTTCTTCATAGCCGGCGATGCCTATCTGTGCCAGATGCCGCCGGAGCCTTCCAAAATAAAGCCATTATACCAGTTCCTGCTGCAGGAAAACAATAAACCAACGGGGCTGGTGCTGAGCTGTCAGAAAAACAATATTGTATTAAGCCGGTTGCTATATGACCTGGACATGACAAAAGAATCGGGAGTGCTGGAATTTAAAAACCTCTTTGAGCAGGCAGACCATTATGATGATTATCTGAAAAACGAGTTTGGCTGTACCGCCCGTTTAGAGGAATAGCGATAATAATATTCATTATATCACCTTTTTGATTTTTTCAGAGTAGCAAACTACAAAATAGCTTTGTAAAAGCAACAAAATACAGTCTAAAAAACTTAGTACATTTGTATAAGTGGTGTTGGGGTTATAGAAGCTGGAAAAGCTTATTTACAAAAAATGAAATAGAAGTGATACGTACCATAGTCAGGGCTCAGGAAAGGCAAATCAGGCTGGAAATTTCAAAAGAATATGTAGGGAAGGAGATTGAAATTACTTATATACCTCTTGAAGAAGTGAACCAGGAGGTACAATATGTTTCCGGCAAAAAAATGAAAGATTTCAGGAGCATCCTGTCTGATGAAACTGCTGCAAAGTTTCATACACATATTGAAAAGAGCAGAAATGAATGGGAAAGAAATATTTAATTGATTCCAATTGCGTCATTGACTTCTGCAATGGCAAATTGCCTGCTCCTGCACAAGCGTTGCTTTTTGCCCTGGAACAACCAGTTATTTCTGTCATTACACAGATTGGAGTTTTGAGATTTGATATAACCAATGAAAAGAAAGAAAAGCTGCTGAATTTGCAAGTTGCTTTAAAAACAATTGAAATTAAAAAAAAGGCCAGGATTAAGTTGCCGGATGCTGTAATAGCAGCCACAGCGATTCAGTTTAATGCTGTATTACTTACCGGCAATGTTACTGATTTTAAAAATGTTTCGGAATTGAACCTGCAAAATCCCCGGGATTTATAAAATTGGTTCATATAATATCAGGTATATGGCATACACTCATACATTCACCGAAGCACAGGCTCTAAAAAAACTGCAACAATACTGTGCGTACAGCGAACGATGCCATAGCGATGTGGTAAATAAATTATATGAGTTGGGTGTATGGAAAAAGGAGCATGATGCCATTATTGCCGCATTGATTGAAGCAAACTATCTGAACGAGGAGCGTTTTGCAAAAGCCTTTGCCGGCGGCCACTTCCGGCAAAAAAAATGGGGACGTAACAAAATAAAAAAAGCATTGCAGCAAAAACAGGTCAGCTCTTACTGTATAAAAACCGCAATGAAGGAAATTCCTGAAGCGGCTTATCTTCAGGTGTTGCAGGAGCTTTTTCTTCAAAAATGGGAAAGCTTAAACCACGAAAAGAACCGGTTTATAAAGATGCGCAAGGTTAGTGATTTTCTGCTTCAGAAAGGCTTTGAGCCGGAGCTTATTCAACCGTTATTCAGCAAAGCAAAAGAATAAATCCAGTGTATAGTTACCACGAACAGGTATTACTGCTTTTTTCGACCCCTTTTTATATCATCATCATCGGGGCGGAGGTCTTATTGTCCAGCCTTCACTTTCATAAAAAGACGTATACGCTTAAAGATACGCTTACCAATATCTATCTTACTATAGCCAACGGCCTGATTGATATGGCCTTTAAGCTAAGCTATCTGTGGGTGCTGGTACAGGTCTTTAATCACAGCCCTTTCCGGAACTGGCATACCGGCGCACTTTACTGGGTACTACTGTTAATAGCAGAAGATTTTACTTATTACTGGCTGCACCGCTTTGATCATGAATTCCGCTTTTTATGGGCAGTGCATGTTACGCACCACAGCTCCCGGCAATTCAATTTCAGCGTAGGATTCCGCTCCTCCGTTTTTGAGCCCCTTTACCGTTTTATTTTCTTTATTCCGCTGGCTTTTGCCGGTTTTAAGCCGCTGGATATTTTATTTATGTATTCAGCCACCCAGATATGGGGTACGCTGGTGCATACAGAACTGGTGGGAAAGCTGGGCTGGCTGGAAAAAGTATTTGTTACGCCATCACACCACCGTGTGCATCATGGCTCTAATCCCAGATACCTTGATAAAAACATGGGTATGTTCTTAATCATCTGGGATAAATGGTTCGGCACCTTCCAGGAAGAGCTGCCGGAACAGGAATATGCTCCCATTCAATACGGACTTACCAAAAACCTGGAAAATCCCAATGCGTTTACCATTATATTTCATGAATGGATACAGATCTATAAAGACGTTACTCAAAAGGGACTAACTTTTAAACAGCGCTTTAAGTATATTTTTGGCCCCCCGGGCTACAGCCATGACGGCAGCCGCAAAACCAGTAAACAGATGGAGCGGGAAGAAGCCGGGCAGCCGCCTCTTTCTTCAAAATAACCGAACTTCGCCGTTGCAATATGTCCTTACAGATTTCTATAATACAGACCCCACTTTATTGGGAAGACAAAACAGCCAACCTGGAAATGCTGCAGCAAAAAATTGAAAGCATCTCCCAGACCCAGGTTGTGATATTGCCCGAAATGTTTTCCACGGGATTTTCCATGAAACCGGAATTATTAGCCGAAACAATGGACGGGCCAACCGTTCAGTGGATGAAAGATATTGCTGCAAAAAAGAAGATCATCCTTACCGGCAGCATAATCATAGAAGAAGACGGGCATTATTACAACCGGCTCATCTGGATGCTTCCTACCAGGCAATATGGCAGTTATGACAAGCGTCATCTTTTTGCTTTTGCAAAGGAAGATGAACATTATACTGCGGGCAATAAACGGTTCATTGCATCTGTAAACGGCTGGAAGATCAACCTGCAGGTATGCTATGACCTCCGTTTCCCGGTTTGGGCAAGGCAGAACGCCCTGTTTCCCCAGGAGCAAAGTTCCGGGCCAGCTGCCCCGGAATATGATGTGCTGATCAATGTAGCCAACTGGCCCCGGCGCCGCAGTTTAGCCTGGAAAACATTGCTGCAGGCCCGCGCCATCGAAAATCAATGTTATGTAGCAGGTGTAAACCGTGTGGGTGAAGACGGCAATCATATTGATTACAGCGGAGATAGTATGGTCATTGACCCTTTGGGCAGGATCCTTTATCACCAAGCAGATGCGGAAGACCTTTTTACCATTACGCTTTCCAGGGAAAAGCTGCAGGAAGTAAGGGAACAGTTTCCTTTTTGGAAAGACGGGGACGCATTTACGCTTTATTGAGAGCTGTAAAAAAAACATACATAAATTACTTATGTATCCATTTCTTATGTATCTTCGTACTGAAATTTACAGAGATGAACAAAACCGCCCTGTATAAAGGTTGCCTGGAGCCCATTCTGCTGAAGCTTTTGAAAGAGCAGGGCCGTATGTATGGTTATGAAATCACCCAAAAGGTGAAAGAGCTTACAGCCGGAGAGCTAAAGATCACTGAAGGTGCCTTATACCCCCTGCTGCACCGTCTGGAAGCAGAAGGCGTGCTGAATGTGGAAACCGAGTACATCGGCAGCAGAGTGCGCAAATACTATTCGCTTACTCCTGCCGGTAAAAAAGAACAGGCCCGGTCAATGACGGAGCTGGAGGCTTTTAAAAATACTTTACAATTGATCTTTAACCCTAAACTGGCATAAAATGCTTACCAATGAACAAATAGCAGCCATTGACCAGTTCTGCCAAAAGAAAGGGATCTATTATTATGATCTGAGACAGGAGCTGGTAGATCATTTGGCTGAAAGCATTGAAACTAAAATGCAGAGCCATCCGGAGGTGTCTTTTGAAACAGCGCTTGCCGGGGTATATCAGTCTTTTGGCATCTTTGGCTTTTCAAAAGTAATTGAAGAAAGGGAGGCAGCTATTCGGAAAGCCACCCGCCGGCAGGAGTTTGAGCTTTTCAGATCCTATTTTACATTCCCAAAAATTGCTGTTTCCCTGCTTTGCTTCCTGTTGTTAAATGTTCCTGTGTATCTTTTTAAAATAAAAAATACGGAGCAGGTATATGGCGCCTATTGTATTTTTTTATTTGTATTCAGTCTTTTAGCGATCCTTTTTGTCAGCGTAAAATTTAAACGGCCCATGCAAAAGTTGGTTTCATTAAAGCATACAGGCAGCTTTGCCGCTTTTATAGGACTCTTCCAGCTGCCCAATCTCTATTATAATTTTGCGGTAAAAGGTTTAGAAATTGACATCAACCATGCACAATGGTTTAACCCCGTAATGACCCTGTTTTGCACCCTTGCCATCCTGCTCACCTGTGCAAGGTATCATGCTTATAAATCCATCTATAATAACGCCCGTCTTCATTATCCGCTGGCATTTGAACGATAAAGTGCCTGCGGTTATCTAAAAAGCGGTTCCTCTTATTGTTTCCGTTTTTTAAGGATCAGGTCTTCTGCACAATCCATCTTATAATCGCGTCCCCGGCGGATGGCATCAATGCTCGCTCCAACATATACATCCGGCCATACGCCTTTACCATCCATAGGCAGGTTCCTGTTCATTACGAACCGGTAGATAGGCAACCTGCAGCGGATCTTTGTATGCGGCAGCAGGATATTCGGTATTAAAAAGGCTGAATTGCCATAAGCAGCCCCCCCTGTAGGCTCTCCGACAATTGTAACATTCTCCTGGCCTTTAAGCGCATTAACCACCATAGTTGTTGCGGAGAAAGACATGCCACCGGTCAGTAAATAAATAGCTCCGTTATAATGGAACCTTCTTTTGGGGCCAAACTTATGTCTTTCATAATAGCTGAAATGGTAATAGCCATCCTTCTTTTTATGTATAAAGAATTGCAGTACCCATAATGCCATTTTATCTTTCCGGAGGTACCTGCTATAGGCTCCCGTTTTATTGAACAGCAACAGTGAGTCCCCTATTTTATAGGGTTGTTTTGCCAGATAACGGGTAAAAACCATTGCATTATTTACGGAGCCGCCCCCGTTGGTTCTCAGATCCACGATCAGTTCTTTTATTTTCCTTTTCTGCAATTCCTTAAAGGACTGGCGGAAAAAGGATTTCAGTTCCAGGTGCTGTGAAAAACTGCCCAGGTTCATTATTGCGAAATTTCTTACGGTATCTATCTTCAGGGACCGGATATCGCCCAGCTTTTCATCCCTTGTTTTTTTCGGTGCGTTTTGCGCACTTCCTGTGGCTTTTGCAGCGGTGTCGGCTGCGGGCGTATATAACCGGAGAAAGGTATACAGCAGATGCCCCCCGGAGCCTCTGTAACCGACCTTCAATGAATCTTTCCGCCCGTAAATAAACGCATAGAAATCTCCAAATGCACTGCCAATGCTTAATCGCTGGTCTTTTGCAATACGGTTATTGCCATCCGCCGGCAGGTATTGATAAAAGGTGTCCAGCAGGTGGCGAACCGGAATGTCATCAAATGATACCACGAGCGTGCCTCTTGTTAACGCGGTATCTTTTTTGTTCATATTGTATGCTACCACAGCCGTATCATTCCATACTTTCAGATAAACGGGAAACAATGGCCTGCCTTTCAGCGAATCCATATATTTCTGATAAGCTTTTGAGCTGTGCACTGATGTATGGCCGCATTCGATCCTGGTACTCACGCGCGACAGGATTTTACGGAACTCTGTTTCTGTAAGGCTGTCTTTCAGTTGTTTCCGTTCTTCATTAAATACCGAATCCATAACAGGCCGGGATGTATACCAGTAAAGACCGGGATGGCGTTTTTCCAGTATTGTCCGGTACAGGTCAAAGTCGGACCGCAATTGCCGGGGACTGAATTTTTTATTGGGGCTATACGCTTTCCGGTAGCTGCAGGAAAAACAGCAGATGATCATAAAAAAGAGCAAACCCCGCATAGCAACTATTAAAATCTTTTAACCTGTAATGTATAAAATAGCTCCAGAAGTGCTTTTAACATACTTTATTTACCAATAGGATTCCAGCCCTGTGCAGTAATTTCATGCCGGCTGCCGCCCTTTGTAATGATATGTGCGCCTTCCCCGGCTTCGGTCATATACCCTATGATACTTATTGCAGGATTATTGTTGATCTTTTCATAATCCGATTGCGGCATCGTAAACAGCAGTTCATAATCTTCGCCCCCGCTTAACGCACAGGCAGTAGGGTCTATTTCAAATTTAAAAGCTGCGGACCGGGTCTCTTCTGCAATGGGTATCTTGTCTTCATAAAGGA
This window encodes:
- a CDS encoding TPM domain-containing protein, whose translation is MKYLCFYPFLFAIAAGVFFVACSPTKKLDQAVTQRNANGRDVKLQYPQQFVATPANVNMVYDYEQVFSPAEVQKLDSLMHLFEQSNLIPIKIVTLGTDKVLPDNFEKNNKSLLKEWDALHGKAEKSMVISVSKSLNKVAIDCGNFVTRLLPRDQIDNIIASVFVPSFQNGLYYQGTWNGANALMDAIRKNISFNPQPVQK
- a CDS encoding NAD(P)/FAD-dependent oxidoreductase, whose translation is MIATRVCIIGAGPGGATAALQLNREEVDCVVVDKAVFPRDKVCGDGLSGKVLTCLQKIDPAIAERLKGAGFKVNSWGVSFAAPNRQLLGIGYRPDFDADNAAHRQTPIGYVCKRWNFDHFLVQELKRCPHVKLFEGKHIIKYELQPDGYLVSDGKGFEVKASLLIIAGGAHAAFTKQVAGIAMEPKHYMAGIRAYYKGVAGMHPRHFIELHFLKNLLPGYFWIFPLPNGEANVGIGMLSEAVHRGKVNLKKELVHIVENDPVFKERFKNATLQGTIEGYGLPLGSKKRRLSGTRFMLVGDAGYLIDPFTGEGIGNAMGSGRLAALQAARAIQANDFSAAGLAKYDMEIERVFGPELRLSTRIQKLVNYPRLFNFFINIGAKNKKVQELLSCMFYEVDLRKKLTKPSFYLQLLFNK
- the dnaN gene encoding DNA polymerase III subunit beta, whose product is MKFIVSSSALLKQLQNISGVINANNVLPILEDFLFDIDKNRLTIVATDLETVMKTEMPVEAKDSGRVCIPAKILIDSLKNIPEQPLTFNIDKNYGVEITSDNGKYKVMGENPDNFPKEPTADDASGFTMTSTALVTAINKTLFATSTDDLRPAMTGVFFELDKKGIQFVATDAHRLVRYKRTDVSSPNADTFIVPRKPLNLLKSALPDNEDEITINYNSNHFFVVHGTTQMSCRLIDARFPDYKVVIPTENPYKLTVNRIEFLGALRRVSVFSNKSTYQVALNISGSELQLAAQDVDFSFEGNERMKCQYNGEDLVIAFNAKFLIEMLNATDSEEVYMELSTPTKAGLIKPVDQEESEELLMLVMPLMLNQ
- a CDS encoding type III secretion system chaperone family protein, whose amino-acid sequence is MLNKFLNWVRGKEEPAGKGILLMDFGRYSDNNKVSGKVRRWKDADNLFKEKKYAESVDAFFDYLRDDDAENVRYTREGNHVRFEFYQGSKIIRGEIKENHLSADVKLARMAEPSVPVMRRLLEMNFALYYSRFALNKDELCMRFDTDLATANPNKLYYGLKELATKSDKQDDLLIDDFSSLQAIDQDHIIPLPDDEKEVKYTFMQRWITETLEKVGEVDADKFSGGISYLLLSLVYRIDFLIIPEGQLLNQLEKIGGIYFKKDERSVVDKNRDMIEAFRELKAKPRDEVFKNLFRSKYTFSIVTPQVHKVLADAIHEANENMLWYRDNRYDYFANKLMEYGLSYCQYSYSLPRPITLLIQLFMRVNYPDYFKALGYGETFYDPATNRFREEAIIRYMRTIESQWKERYPYMSFRTETLSFVNLLSFNYSFTTLIEKLNMDIPA
- a CDS encoding trypsin-like peptidase domain-containing protein; protein product: MNAQEIINTYQRAVIQIATQTGTGTGFYLMDYDLIITNNHVVNNTPEVTIQGKTFDKQLSRALYTDPKHDLAFLQPPTGADLAAIHIGDYAAMKDGDNVIAIGHPYNLSYSATQGVISKVDRIRDGLKYIQIDAAINPGNSGGPLVDYAGNVIGVNSFIIKGGDNLGFALPASYLKEAIDLYMPYKGQEAVRCSSCDSLVTAANIDNNKYCPNCGSEVKLLQVPEKEAELMGVARLIEDILKELGKDVRLARDGANQWSVKEGSAKINISYNPDNFFIAGDAYLCQMPPEPSKIKPLYQFLLQENNKPTGLVLSCQKNNIVLSRLLYDLDMTKESGVLEFKNLFEQADHYDDYLKNEFGCTARLEE
- a CDS encoding type II toxin-antitoxin system VapC family toxin: MGKKYLIDSNCVIDFCNGKLPAPAQALLFALEQPVISVITQIGVLRFDITNEKKEKLLNLQVALKTIEIKKKARIKLPDAVIAATAIQFNAVLLTGNVTDFKNVSELNLQNPRDL
- a CDS encoding regulatory protein RecX, producing the protein MAYTHTFTEAQALKKLQQYCAYSERCHSDVVNKLYELGVWKKEHDAIIAALIEANYLNEERFAKAFAGGHFRQKKWGRNKIKKALQQKQVSSYCIKTAMKEIPEAAYLQVLQELFLQKWESLNHEKNRFIKMRKVSDFLLQKGFEPELIQPLFSKAKE
- a CDS encoding sterol desaturase family protein, translating into MYSYHEQVLLLFSTPFYIIIIGAEVLLSSLHFHKKTYTLKDTLTNIYLTIANGLIDMAFKLSYLWVLVQVFNHSPFRNWHTGALYWVLLLIAEDFTYYWLHRFDHEFRFLWAVHVTHHSSRQFNFSVGFRSSVFEPLYRFIFFIPLAFAGFKPLDILFMYSATQIWGTLVHTELVGKLGWLEKVFVTPSHHRVHHGSNPRYLDKNMGMFLIIWDKWFGTFQEELPEQEYAPIQYGLTKNLENPNAFTIIFHEWIQIYKDVTQKGLTFKQRFKYIFGPPGYSHDGSRKTSKQMEREEAGQPPLSSK
- a CDS encoding amidohydrolase, giving the protein MSLQISIIQTPLYWEDKTANLEMLQQKIESISQTQVVILPEMFSTGFSMKPELLAETMDGPTVQWMKDIAAKKKIILTGSIIIEEDGHYYNRLIWMLPTRQYGSYDKRHLFAFAKEDEHYTAGNKRFIASVNGWKINLQVCYDLRFPVWARQNALFPQEQSSGPAAPEYDVLINVANWPRRRSLAWKTLLQARAIENQCYVAGVNRVGEDGNHIDYSGDSMVIDPLGRILYHQADAEDLFTITLSREKLQEVREQFPFWKDGDAFTLY
- a CDS encoding PadR family transcriptional regulator, giving the protein MNKTALYKGCLEPILLKLLKEQGRMYGYEITQKVKELTAGELKITEGALYPLLHRLEAEGVLNVETEYIGSRVRKYYSLTPAGKKEQARSMTELEAFKNTLQLIFNPKLA
- a CDS encoding S41 family peptidase; protein product: MRGLLFFMIICCFSCSYRKAYSPNKKFSPRQLRSDFDLYRTILEKRHPGLYWYTSRPVMDSVFNEERKQLKDSLTETEFRKILSRVSTRIECGHTSVHSSKAYQKYMDSLKGRPLFPVYLKVWNDTAVVAYNMNKKDTALTRGTLVVSFDDIPVRHLLDTFYQYLPADGNNRIAKDQRLSIGSAFGDFYAFIYGRKDSLKVGYRGSGGHLLYTFLRLYTPAADTAAKATGSAQNAPKKTRDEKLGDIRSLKIDTVRNFAIMNLGSFSQHLELKSFFRQSFKELQKRKIKELIVDLRTNGGGSVNNAMVFTRYLAKQPYKIGDSLLLFNKTGAYSRYLRKDKMALWVLQFFIHKKKDGYYHFSYYERHKFGPKRRFHYNGAIYLLTGGMSFSATTMVVNALKGQENVTIVGEPTGGAAYGNSAFLIPNILLPHTKIRCRLPIYRFVMNRNLPMDGKGVWPDVYVGASIDAIRRGRDYKMDCAEDLILKKRKQ